The following are encoded in a window of Vicia villosa cultivar HV-30 ecotype Madison, WI unplaced genomic scaffold, Vvil1.0 ctg.000250F_1_1, whole genome shotgun sequence genomic DNA:
- the LOC131625907 gene encoding serine carboxypeptidase-like 7 isoform X2, which yields MNNIKNMAKFSQSNATHHDFLIGKVIFVVLLLSHISFQVATCGSTVKFLPGFNGPLPFLLETGYVGVGEKEEVQVFYYFIESENNPKEDPLMLWLTGGPGCSALSGLVFEIGPIGFKREEYNGSLPNLILREHSWTKVSSIIFVDLPVSTGFTYATTDSGSQRRDSIQIDQAHQFFRKWLIDHPKFQSNEVYISGDSYSANEKGIPPWINLQGYVLGNPVTNKKEINYRIPFAHGTGLISDELYESLQKNCNGDYTNSETKRVLCSKVLCSFEKAISEISIAHILEPLCTWLNTENSPRRSLINKYHSKVSPLKCRNLPYKLSAYWANDDNVRKALHIRKGSIGKWQRCSFDIPYEEDIPSSFDYHVNLSRKGYRSLIYSGDHDMKVPLLDTKAWIKSLNYSIVDDWRSWYTNEQVSGYTRTYSNQMTFATVKGGGHTAPEFLPEECFAMFSRWISKRPL from the exons ATGAACAACATAAAAAATATGGCAAAGTTTAGTCAAAGCAATGCTACTCATCATGATTTCCTTATTGGAAAGGTTATTTTTGTTGTTCTTTTATTATCACATATTTCATTTCAAGTTGCAACATGTGGCTCTACAGTAAAGTTTCTTCCTGGATTCAATGGTCCCCTTCCTTTTCTGCTCGAAACTGG GTATGTGGGAGTGGGAGAAAAAGAGGAAGTGCAAGTGTTTTATTATTTCATTGAATCAGAAAATAATCCCAAAGAAGATCCTCTCATGCTTTGGCTAACGGGTGGACCTGGTTGTTCTGCTTTGTCTGGTCTTGTCTTTGAAATAG GGCCAATTGGATTTAAAAGAGAGGAATACAATGGGAGCTTGCCAAATCTGATCTTGAGGGAACATTCATGGACAAAG GTGAGTAGCATTATATTTGTAGATTTGCCTGTTTCTACGGGCTTCACTTATGCCACAACAGATTCGGGTTCTCAACGACGTGACTCCATACAAATTGACCAAGCTCACCAATTTTTTAGAAAG TGGTTGATCGATCAtccaaaatttcaatcaaatgaaGTTTACATCAGCGGCGACTCATATTCGG cAAATGAAAAAGGGATCCCACCATGGATAAATCTTCAG GGATACGTGTTAGGGAATCCTGTAAcaaataaaaaggaaataaaCTATAGAATCCCTTTTGCTCATGGAACTGGACTCATATCTGATGAACTATACGAG TCACTGCAAAAAAATTGTAATGGAGATTATACAAATTCAGAGACCAAAAGAGTTTTATGTTCCAAAGTACTCTGTTCTTTCGAAAAG GCTATATCAGAAATTAGTATAGCCCATATTTTAGAACCGCTATGTACATGGCTAAATACTGAAAATTCTCCAAGGAGATCTCTAATTAATAAATATCACTCCAAAGTGTCGCCCTTAAAATGCCGA AACCTTCCATATAAACTTTCCGCTTATTGGGCCAACGATGATAATGTTCGCAAAGCACTGCACATACGTAAG GGAAGTATTGGGAAATGGCAACGTTGTTCCTTTGATATACCTTATGAGGAAGATATCCCTAGTAGCTTTGATTATCATGTAAATCTAAGTAGAAAAGGATATCGTTCACTAATTTACAG TGGTGATCATGACATGAAGGTTCCATTATTGGATACCAAAGCATGGATAAAATCTTTAAATTATTCCATTGTTGATGATTGGAGATCTTGGTATACAAATGAACAAGTTTCAGG ATACACAAGAACTTACTCGAATCAGATGACATTTGCAACTGTGAAG GGTGGAGGACACACTGCACCTGAGTTCCTTCCTGAAGAATGTTTCGCCATGTTTAGTAGGTGGATATCTAAGAGACCTTTGTAG
- the LOC131625907 gene encoding serine carboxypeptidase-like 7 isoform X3 — protein sequence MNNIKNMAKFSQSNATHHDFLIGKVIFVVLLLSHISFQVATCGSTVKFLPGFNGPLPFLLETGYVGVGEKEEVQVFYYFIESENNPKEDPLMLWLTGGPGCSALSGLVFEIGPIGFKREEYNGSLPNLILREHSWTKVSSIIFVDLPVSTGFTYATTDSGSQRRDSIQIDQAHQFFRKWLIDHPKFQSNEVYISGDSYSGITLPVIVQEIIQANEKGIPPWINLQGYVLGNPVTNKKEINYRIPFAHGTGLISDELYESLQKNCNGDYTNSETKRVLCSKVLCSFEKNLPYKLSAYWANDDNVRKALHIRKGSIGKWQRCSFDIPYEEDIPSSFDYHVNLSRKGYRSLIYSGDHDMKVPLLDTKAWIKSLNYSIVDDWRSWYTNEQVSGYTRTYSNQMTFATVKGGGHTAPEFLPEECFAMFSRWISKRPL from the exons ATGAACAACATAAAAAATATGGCAAAGTTTAGTCAAAGCAATGCTACTCATCATGATTTCCTTATTGGAAAGGTTATTTTTGTTGTTCTTTTATTATCACATATTTCATTTCAAGTTGCAACATGTGGCTCTACAGTAAAGTTTCTTCCTGGATTCAATGGTCCCCTTCCTTTTCTGCTCGAAACTGG GTATGTGGGAGTGGGAGAAAAAGAGGAAGTGCAAGTGTTTTATTATTTCATTGAATCAGAAAATAATCCCAAAGAAGATCCTCTCATGCTTTGGCTAACGGGTGGACCTGGTTGTTCTGCTTTGTCTGGTCTTGTCTTTGAAATAG GGCCAATTGGATTTAAAAGAGAGGAATACAATGGGAGCTTGCCAAATCTGATCTTGAGGGAACATTCATGGACAAAG GTGAGTAGCATTATATTTGTAGATTTGCCTGTTTCTACGGGCTTCACTTATGCCACAACAGATTCGGGTTCTCAACGACGTGACTCCATACAAATTGACCAAGCTCACCAATTTTTTAGAAAG TGGTTGATCGATCAtccaaaatttcaatcaaatgaaGTTTACATCAGCGGCGACTCATATTCGGGTATTACTCTTCCTGTAATTGTTCAAGAAATTATACAAG cAAATGAAAAAGGGATCCCACCATGGATAAATCTTCAG GGATACGTGTTAGGGAATCCTGTAAcaaataaaaaggaaataaaCTATAGAATCCCTTTTGCTCATGGAACTGGACTCATATCTGATGAACTATACGAG TCACTGCAAAAAAATTGTAATGGAGATTATACAAATTCAGAGACCAAAAGAGTTTTATGTTCCAAAGTACTCTGTTCTTTCGAAAAG AACCTTCCATATAAACTTTCCGCTTATTGGGCCAACGATGATAATGTTCGCAAAGCACTGCACATACGTAAG GGAAGTATTGGGAAATGGCAACGTTGTTCCTTTGATATACCTTATGAGGAAGATATCCCTAGTAGCTTTGATTATCATGTAAATCTAAGTAGAAAAGGATATCGTTCACTAATTTACAG TGGTGATCATGACATGAAGGTTCCATTATTGGATACCAAAGCATGGATAAAATCTTTAAATTATTCCATTGTTGATGATTGGAGATCTTGGTATACAAATGAACAAGTTTCAGG ATACACAAGAACTTACTCGAATCAGATGACATTTGCAACTGTGAAG GGTGGAGGACACACTGCACCTGAGTTCCTTCCTGAAGAATGTTTCGCCATGTTTAGTAGGTGGATATCTAAGAGACCTTTGTAG
- the LOC131625907 gene encoding serine carboxypeptidase-like 7 isoform X1 yields MNNIKNMAKFSQSNATHHDFLIGKVIFVVLLLSHISFQVATCGSTVKFLPGFNGPLPFLLETGYVGVGEKEEVQVFYYFIESENNPKEDPLMLWLTGGPGCSALSGLVFEIGPIGFKREEYNGSLPNLILREHSWTKVSSIIFVDLPVSTGFTYATTDSGSQRRDSIQIDQAHQFFRKWLIDHPKFQSNEVYISGDSYSGITLPVIVQEIIQANEKGIPPWINLQGYVLGNPVTNKKEINYRIPFAHGTGLISDELYESLQKNCNGDYTNSETKRVLCSKVLCSFEKAISEISIAHILEPLCTWLNTENSPRRSLINKYHSKVSPLKCRNLPYKLSAYWANDDNVRKALHIRKGSIGKWQRCSFDIPYEEDIPSSFDYHVNLSRKGYRSLIYSGDHDMKVPLLDTKAWIKSLNYSIVDDWRSWYTNEQVSGYTRTYSNQMTFATVKGGGHTAPEFLPEECFAMFSRWISKRPL; encoded by the exons ATGAACAACATAAAAAATATGGCAAAGTTTAGTCAAAGCAATGCTACTCATCATGATTTCCTTATTGGAAAGGTTATTTTTGTTGTTCTTTTATTATCACATATTTCATTTCAAGTTGCAACATGTGGCTCTACAGTAAAGTTTCTTCCTGGATTCAATGGTCCCCTTCCTTTTCTGCTCGAAACTGG GTATGTGGGAGTGGGAGAAAAAGAGGAAGTGCAAGTGTTTTATTATTTCATTGAATCAGAAAATAATCCCAAAGAAGATCCTCTCATGCTTTGGCTAACGGGTGGACCTGGTTGTTCTGCTTTGTCTGGTCTTGTCTTTGAAATAG GGCCAATTGGATTTAAAAGAGAGGAATACAATGGGAGCTTGCCAAATCTGATCTTGAGGGAACATTCATGGACAAAG GTGAGTAGCATTATATTTGTAGATTTGCCTGTTTCTACGGGCTTCACTTATGCCACAACAGATTCGGGTTCTCAACGACGTGACTCCATACAAATTGACCAAGCTCACCAATTTTTTAGAAAG TGGTTGATCGATCAtccaaaatttcaatcaaatgaaGTTTACATCAGCGGCGACTCATATTCGGGTATTACTCTTCCTGTAATTGTTCAAGAAATTATACAAG cAAATGAAAAAGGGATCCCACCATGGATAAATCTTCAG GGATACGTGTTAGGGAATCCTGTAAcaaataaaaaggaaataaaCTATAGAATCCCTTTTGCTCATGGAACTGGACTCATATCTGATGAACTATACGAG TCACTGCAAAAAAATTGTAATGGAGATTATACAAATTCAGAGACCAAAAGAGTTTTATGTTCCAAAGTACTCTGTTCTTTCGAAAAG GCTATATCAGAAATTAGTATAGCCCATATTTTAGAACCGCTATGTACATGGCTAAATACTGAAAATTCTCCAAGGAGATCTCTAATTAATAAATATCACTCCAAAGTGTCGCCCTTAAAATGCCGA AACCTTCCATATAAACTTTCCGCTTATTGGGCCAACGATGATAATGTTCGCAAAGCACTGCACATACGTAAG GGAAGTATTGGGAAATGGCAACGTTGTTCCTTTGATATACCTTATGAGGAAGATATCCCTAGTAGCTTTGATTATCATGTAAATCTAAGTAGAAAAGGATATCGTTCACTAATTTACAG TGGTGATCATGACATGAAGGTTCCATTATTGGATACCAAAGCATGGATAAAATCTTTAAATTATTCCATTGTTGATGATTGGAGATCTTGGTATACAAATGAACAAGTTTCAGG ATACACAAGAACTTACTCGAATCAGATGACATTTGCAACTGTGAAG GGTGGAGGACACACTGCACCTGAGTTCCTTCCTGAAGAATGTTTCGCCATGTTTAGTAGGTGGATATCTAAGAGACCTTTGTAG